From a single Beijerinckia sp. 28-YEA-48 genomic region:
- a CDS encoding ABC transporter ATP-binding protein yields the protein MSDLTVVDLDVMLNGAHIVQGISFGVPQGRSIAILGPNGAGKTTLVRALMGLGASVSTGRIMIGAADLIDRPAWERVDNGIAYVPQSRRIFPSLTVDEHLTVAMRNGLEGHSWSREAIFQLFPNLEVRRAVRGGLSGGEQQMLAIARALVSNPRLIILDEPTEGLSPAMVRRVMDVLQELKRRGIGILLVEQDHRFAAEIADEIYVLQAGRIVFHGKAADEAEIKRAVEATFGFGDRIKTET from the coding sequence ATGAGTGACCTCACCGTTGTCGATCTCGATGTCATGTTGAACGGTGCCCATATCGTTCAGGGCATCTCGTTCGGCGTCCCACAAGGGCGTTCGATCGCCATTCTCGGTCCCAATGGTGCGGGCAAGACCACATTGGTTCGCGCTCTCATGGGGCTGGGCGCCAGCGTCTCGACGGGGCGCATCATGATCGGCGCGGCCGACCTCATAGACCGGCCGGCCTGGGAACGGGTCGACAATGGCATCGCCTATGTGCCGCAATCGCGGCGCATTTTTCCATCTCTGACGGTCGACGAACATCTCACTGTGGCGATGCGGAACGGTCTTGAAGGGCACAGCTGGAGCCGCGAGGCAATTTTCCAGCTATTTCCCAATTTAGAGGTACGGCGGGCGGTGCGCGGCGGGTTATCGGGTGGCGAGCAGCAGATGCTGGCTATCGCTCGCGCTCTGGTCAGCAATCCGCGTCTCATCATTCTTGACGAGCCGACGGAAGGCTTGTCGCCGGCTATGGTGCGCCGGGTGATGGATGTGTTGCAGGAGCTGAAGCGCAGGGGGATCGGCATCCTTCTGGTCGAGCAAGATCATCGCTTTGCGGCTGAGATCGCCGATGAAATTTATGTCTTGCAGGCGGGGCGAATCGTGTTCCACGGTAAGGCTGCGGACGAAGCGGAAATCAAGCGGGCCGTCGAGGCCACCTTTGGTTTTGGAGATAGGATCAAGACGGAAACATGA
- a CDS encoding glycogen debranching N-terminal domain-containing protein: MAFRVQVGPDQIAIHQGHTVLVTEPDGQINWPSKRGLYFRDTRVISAWAIYANGEPWDLLNGGAVAPHAARIFLTNGAFVTEGGPIAARTLGLVIGRHIDGGLHEDLDITNNSQQPVRFNLEIAIRADFADIFEVKGEDIVRRGRITTAWSAKREILRITYRNKDFCREVIIRTSEGVGKPTVNANGRLSFDIALKPGQAWHRCLIYGLVDGSKLIRGPKECHHGPSDHADKMDEWQRTVLKITSSNEEFYRCYSQGIQDMAALRLPLQGTDHMVFVPAAGLPWFLALFGRDTLIVSLQTMIVYPEFAAGALEVLGRYQATQRDDYRDAEPGKILHELRYGELAHFKLIPHTPYYGTADATPLYLVALHAAWRATGDAALIKRQLPNAEACLTWIDKYGDRDGDGFQEYQTRSTAGYENMSWKDSGDAVMYADGSLVRGPKALCELQGYVYDAWLRMAEIYDELGNRRRANALRKKAAALFKKFNDDFWDEKTGFYAYALDGDKKKVLSVTSNVGHCLWSGIIAPERAAIVVKRLMQKDMWSGWGIRTLSANHPSFNPYNYQTGAVWPHDNSLIAFGMRRYGFAAEAAKVARDISGAARYFLLNQLPELYAGLQRDPTNFPVQYLGANVPQAWAAGSPFMLLQAMLGLEQDAPRGKLYVDPALPDWLLDITLTDLRLGKKSFDIRFWRDGKDTLFKVLKGNREVVERRAVCAHQNATSISTQSSRKDVQT, from the coding sequence ATGGCGTTCAGGGTTCAGGTTGGCCCAGACCAGATCGCGATCCATCAGGGGCACACGGTTTTGGTGACCGAGCCCGACGGCCAGATCAACTGGCCCAGCAAACGCGGTCTATATTTCCGCGATACGAGGGTCATCAGTGCTTGGGCGATCTATGCCAACGGCGAACCGTGGGACTTGCTGAACGGCGGCGCCGTTGCTCCCCACGCGGCGCGGATATTCCTGACCAACGGCGCGTTCGTAACCGAAGGTGGCCCGATCGCGGCGCGTACACTGGGCTTGGTGATCGGCCGTCATATCGATGGCGGACTGCATGAAGACCTCGACATCACCAACAACAGTCAGCAGCCAGTACGTTTCAACCTGGAGATCGCGATCCGCGCTGATTTCGCTGACATTTTCGAGGTGAAGGGTGAGGACATCGTTCGGCGAGGCCGCATCACCACCGCGTGGTCAGCCAAGCGGGAGATACTCCGTATCACCTATCGCAATAAGGATTTTTGTCGGGAAGTGATCATCCGCACGAGCGAGGGAGTGGGCAAGCCGACGGTGAACGCCAACGGGCGTCTGAGTTTCGATATCGCGCTGAAGCCCGGGCAAGCCTGGCATCGTTGCCTCATTTATGGCCTAGTGGACGGCTCGAAACTTATTCGGGGCCCGAAGGAATGCCATCACGGACCATCGGACCATGCCGACAAGATGGACGAATGGCAGCGTACGGTTTTGAAAATTACCTCCAGCAATGAGGAGTTCTATCGCTGCTATAGTCAGGGTATACAGGATATGGCGGCCTTGCGGCTTCCGTTGCAGGGTACGGATCATATGGTGTTTGTACCGGCCGCCGGATTGCCGTGGTTCCTGGCGTTGTTTGGCCGCGATACCCTTATCGTCTCTTTGCAGACGATGATCGTCTATCCGGAGTTCGCGGCCGGAGCACTGGAAGTCCTGGGGCGATATCAGGCGACACAGCGCGACGACTACCGCGACGCCGAGCCCGGGAAAATATTGCACGAGCTGCGTTATGGCGAGCTGGCACATTTCAAGTTGATCCCACACACCCCTTACTACGGCACCGCAGATGCGACGCCTCTATATCTTGTAGCGCTGCACGCTGCCTGGCGCGCCACCGGCGATGCCGCGCTCATAAAACGCCAACTGCCCAACGCCGAGGCCTGCCTTACCTGGATCGACAAATACGGCGATCGAGACGGCGACGGTTTCCAAGAATACCAGACGCGATCGACCGCTGGCTATGAGAACATGTCGTGGAAGGATTCTGGAGATGCCGTCATGTATGCCGACGGCTCGCTGGTCCGCGGGCCCAAAGCGTTATGCGAATTACAGGGCTATGTTTATGACGCGTGGCTGCGGATGGCCGAGATCTACGACGAACTGGGGAACAGACGACGCGCCAATGCGCTGCGAAAAAAAGCGGCGGCGCTGTTCAAGAAGTTCAACGATGACTTCTGGGATGAGAAAACGGGCTTCTATGCCTATGCATTGGATGGTGACAAGAAAAAGGTTCTATCGGTGACCTCCAATGTCGGCCACTGCCTGTGGTCAGGCATCATCGCGCCGGAACGTGCAGCCATCGTGGTCAAGCGGCTGATGCAAAAAGATATGTGGAGCGGCTGGGGCATTCGAACGCTGTCGGCGAATCATCCTTCGTTCAATCCGTACAATTACCAAACCGGGGCGGTTTGGCCGCATGACAATTCGCTGATAGCATTCGGCATGCGCCGTTACGGCTTTGCGGCGGAGGCGGCAAAGGTGGCACGCGATATCAGCGGAGCCGCGCGCTATTTCCTGCTGAACCAATTGCCGGAGCTATATGCCGGTTTACAACGCGACCCCACAAATTTTCCGGTGCAGTATCTTGGTGCCAACGTGCCACAGGCCTGGGCCGCCGGATCTCCATTCATGCTATTGCAGGCAATGTTGGGTCTCGAGCAGGACGCACCGCGGGGCAAATTATATGTCGATCCCGCGCTGCCTGACTGGCTGCTGGACATAACATTGACTGACCTGAGACTGGGAAAGAAAAGCTTCGATATCCGCTTCTGGCGGGACGGCAAAGACACGCTTTTCAAGGTGCTTAAGGGAAATCGAGAGGTCGTGGAACGTCGGGCTGTGTGTGCTCACCAGAACGCAACCAGCATTTCCACCCAGTCGTCTCGTAAGGACGTGCAAACTTAG
- a CDS encoding ATP-binding cassette domain-containing protein has translation MSAAAGVAISVKGLKKSFGSIEVIRGIDISFSHHERHLVIGPNGAGKTTFFNLLNGQYKPSAGQIEFLDVDVTCMSVRQRALLGLGRTFQIASLFQDLSVRDNLRIAAGAPQAGSRSGKSAEENAAHALQFCGLKADGAVRHLSYGEQRRLEIAMGLATAPKILLLDEPMAGLTQIERGVVAERIIELSASTGILLIEHDLEVALKLADRLTVLHLGQVVAHGAVAAVMEDPFVRKIYLG, from the coding sequence ATGAGCGCCGCTGCTGGAGTTGCCATCTCGGTTAAAGGCCTGAAGAAATCCTTCGGATCGATCGAAGTGATCCGCGGTATCGATATTTCCTTTTCGCACCACGAGAGACATTTGGTCATTGGTCCAAATGGAGCGGGGAAGACGACCTTCTTCAATCTCCTCAACGGCCAATACAAGCCGAGTGCCGGCCAGATCGAATTCCTTGATGTCGACGTCACGTGTATGTCGGTACGGCAAAGGGCTCTTCTGGGCCTCGGGCGGACATTTCAGATCGCCAGTCTGTTTCAAGATCTGAGCGTGCGCGACAATCTGCGGATCGCCGCTGGCGCGCCGCAGGCTGGGAGCCGTAGCGGAAAATCTGCCGAGGAAAATGCTGCCCATGCGCTTCAGTTCTGTGGCCTGAAGGCTGACGGCGCCGTGCGGCACCTCTCCTATGGCGAGCAGCGGCGATTGGAAATCGCCATGGGGTTGGCGACGGCGCCAAAGATCCTGTTGCTCGACGAACCGATGGCCGGTCTCACCCAGATCGAACGTGGCGTCGTCGCCGAGCGCATCATCGAACTCAGCGCCTCCACCGGCATCCTTTTGATCGAGCATGATCTGGAGGTGGCGCTTAAATTGGCGGATCGGCTGACGGTTCTACATCTTGGCCAGGTGGTGGCTCATGGGGCGGTGGCCGCGGTGATGGAGGATCCCTTCGTGCGCAAAATCTATCTTGGTTGA
- the zwf gene encoding glucose-6-phosphate dehydrogenase, whose product MPGNRSGPAPPVTASPPQRQLSQADPCAMVIFGATGDLTKRLVIPALYNLARTKLLPEKFALIGVARSAGTVESWRHHLYDTLKSFVGNMATEFNVDHIDEVAWKQLSDKMSYVQGDLTKPELYETLRGSLDEAEKVHGTAANVVFYLAVADRLFGTVVDQLGKAKLTNQDEHQTDKRKFWRRVVIEKPFGHSLDSARELNERIKRTLSEDQIFRIDHFLGKETVQSIMAFRFANGLFEPIWNRDRIDHVQITVAETVGVEERGTFYEATGALRDMVPNHVFSLISMVAMDPPTGFGAAAIRNKKAEVLASMPVARPQCAVRGQYGAGTILGKEVKAYRQEPDVASDSKVETYIAMALEIDNWRWAGVPFYIRTGKHLSQRLTEIAICFKQAPYASFKDTPVGSLRPNWLILTISPNEGISLQLEIKRPGPVVDLAAVKMDFRYTDWFPEEPNVGYETLIYDVMIGDPTLFMRADMVEETWRIVQPVLDAWAADRMTVLPTYPAGSSGPSEADALLKSDNRHWRNIDGTDAGSSS is encoded by the coding sequence ATGCCAGGCAACCGTTCAGGTCCGGCCCCGCCGGTGACAGCGTCTCCACCGCAACGCCAGCTCAGCCAAGCTGATCCCTGTGCCATGGTGATTTTCGGCGCTACTGGTGATCTGACCAAGCGGCTCGTCATACCAGCGCTTTATAATCTCGCCCGCACCAAGCTGCTGCCGGAAAAGTTTGCGCTGATCGGTGTAGCTCGGTCGGCAGGAACCGTCGAAAGCTGGAGGCATCATCTTTACGACACGCTGAAAAGCTTTGTCGGCAATATGGCGACGGAGTTCAATGTTGATCACATTGACGAGGTTGCGTGGAAGCAACTTTCCGACAAGATGTCCTATGTCCAGGGCGACCTGACCAAGCCTGAATTGTACGAGACACTTCGCGGCAGCCTTGACGAAGCCGAAAAGGTGCACGGCACGGCGGCCAATGTCGTCTTCTATCTCGCGGTTGCCGATAGGCTCTTCGGCACGGTGGTAGACCAGCTCGGCAAAGCGAAGCTCACCAATCAAGATGAGCATCAAACCGATAAGCGCAAGTTCTGGCGACGCGTCGTGATCGAGAAACCGTTCGGTCATAGCCTAGACTCAGCGCGCGAATTGAATGAGCGCATCAAGCGCACACTGAGCGAAGACCAGATCTTCCGGATCGATCACTTTCTTGGAAAGGAAACGGTCCAGAGTATTATGGCCTTCCGTTTCGCCAATGGGTTGTTTGAGCCGATCTGGAATCGTGATCGGATCGATCATGTGCAGATCACTGTGGCTGAGACCGTTGGCGTGGAGGAGCGCGGCACGTTCTACGAGGCGACCGGTGCACTGCGCGACATGGTCCCGAACCACGTGTTTTCTCTGATTTCAATGGTGGCCATGGACCCACCGACCGGATTCGGTGCTGCCGCTATTCGCAACAAGAAGGCGGAGGTACTGGCCTCAATGCCTGTCGCTCGGCCGCAATGCGCTGTGCGCGGCCAGTATGGCGCCGGCACAATACTGGGCAAGGAAGTAAAAGCCTATCGGCAAGAGCCTGATGTGGCTTCGGATTCGAAGGTGGAAACCTACATCGCCATGGCGCTTGAGATCGACAACTGGCGATGGGCCGGAGTGCCTTTTTATATCCGTACCGGCAAGCACCTGTCGCAACGCCTTACGGAGATCGCAATCTGCTTCAAGCAGGCGCCTTACGCGTCATTCAAGGATACACCCGTCGGCTCTTTGCGGCCCAATTGGCTGATCCTGACCATTTCCCCAAACGAAGGGATTTCCCTACAACTTGAGATCAAACGTCCCGGCCCAGTGGTTGACCTTGCTGCTGTTAAAATGGACTTTCGATATACCGACTGGTTCCCCGAGGAGCCAAATGTTGGATACGAAACGTTGATCTATGACGTGATGATCGGCGATCCCACTTTATTTATGCGGGCAGACATGGTGGAGGAAACTTGGCGCATCGTGCAGCCAGTTCTTGATGCATGGGCCGCAGACCGCATGACAGTGTTACCGACCTATCCCGCAGGAAGCTCTGGACCGAGCGAAGCGGACGCGCTTTTGAAGAGCGATAACCGTCACTGGCGAAACATCGATGGAACTGACGCAGGAAGCTCTTCATGA
- a CDS encoding Cof-type HAD-IIB family hydrolase → MTDSARAAAKIALVLADVDGTLLTPEKVLTSEAVMAVKDLQSAGIVFAITSGRPPRGMAMLIDPLALRTPIAGFNGGIFVKPDFSVIDSHTLDPTAAKQTLKLFLDQGLDAWVYTKTDWLIRDQNAPHVARETWTVKFNARIVSAFTDSDLADAVKIVGVSDDLGRVAACEKLAQSVLDGEVSATRSQPYYLDVTHPQANKGAVVTNLSKFLDIPPEHIATIGDMPNDVLMFRKSGFSIAMGNSSDDVKAQANAVTDSNEDEGFAKALRKFVLRSVDT, encoded by the coding sequence ATGACAGACTCTGCTCGCGCTGCGGCGAAAATTGCGCTTGTCCTCGCCGATGTTGACGGCACTCTTCTTACCCCGGAGAAAGTGCTGACCTCCGAGGCGGTGATGGCCGTGAAGGACCTTCAATCCGCAGGCATCGTGTTTGCCATCACCAGCGGCAGGCCGCCGCGCGGAATGGCAATGTTGATCGATCCGTTGGCGCTGCGAACTCCTATAGCCGGCTTCAATGGCGGCATCTTTGTCAAACCTGACTTCTCGGTCATCGACAGCCACACGCTTGATCCCACTGCAGCAAAACAGACTCTGAAACTCTTTCTCGATCAGGGACTAGATGCATGGGTTTATACGAAAACAGATTGGCTGATCCGCGACCAGAATGCGCCGCATGTTGCGCGGGAAACCTGGACGGTCAAGTTCAATGCTAGGATCGTGTCCGCCTTCACCGATTCGGATTTAGCGGATGCGGTGAAGATCGTTGGGGTTTCTGATGATCTTGGCCGGGTCGCAGCCTGCGAGAAGCTGGCGCAGAGCGTACTCGACGGTGAAGTTAGTGCGACACGCTCGCAGCCGTACTATCTCGACGTCACCCATCCGCAAGCCAACAAAGGTGCGGTCGTGACAAACCTTTCTAAATTTCTGGACATTCCTCCCGAGCATATCGCCACGATCGGGGACATGCCTAATGACGTTCTCATGTTTCGCAAGAGCGGATTTTCCATCGCTATGGGAAACTCAAGCGACGATGTTAAGGCACAGGCGAATGCGGTCACCGACAGCAACGAGGACGAAGGTTTTGCCAAGGCGCTGCGGAAATTTGTCCTCCGCTCGGTAGATACTTGA
- a CDS encoding MarR family transcriptional regulator, producing the protein MSKSSKRADRAEVDAKIEAQTPSGAAYTALMFEIFRINSRINIWGDRFSAGSGLTGARWRVLGSILPAPKSVPQIARERGLARQSVQQIANSLVGDGLAKFKDNERHKSSKLLAPTALGRKTILQLNARYAAFSNVIAHDCTAAELKAAMKLLEKLSERLDIEDF; encoded by the coding sequence ATGAGCAAGAGTTCGAAACGGGCGGACCGGGCAGAGGTGGATGCGAAGATCGAAGCCCAAACCCCGAGCGGCGCTGCCTATACCGCGTTAATGTTCGAAATATTCCGGATCAACAGTCGCATCAACATTTGGGGGGATCGCTTCTCGGCCGGCAGCGGTCTCACCGGTGCGCGCTGGCGTGTGCTGGGATCGATCTTGCCGGCGCCAAAATCGGTGCCGCAGATCGCGCGGGAGCGGGGCCTGGCGCGTCAATCAGTGCAGCAGATCGCCAATTCTCTGGTCGGCGACGGACTGGCCAAGTTCAAAGACAATGAGCGGCACAAGAGTTCGAAATTGTTGGCGCCAACAGCCCTCGGCCGCAAAACTATTCTGCAACTCAACGCCCGTTACGCTGCCTTCTCCAATGTGATTGCCCATGATTGCACGGCCGCCGAACTGAAGGCAGCGATGAAGCTTTTGGAGAAACTGTCGGAGCGGCTTGATATCGAGGATTTCTGA
- a CDS encoding class I fructose-bisphosphate aldolase, producing MMRPRVKEILGWYGADNPGTLTNLAKLLNHGRLAGTGKLVILPVDQGFEHGPARSFAPNPPAYDPRYHFELAIEAGCNAYAAPLGFLEAGARDFAGEIPLILKANNNDSLRDEKDPNQALTGSVQDALRLGCSAIGYTIYPGSVHELEMYEQLRASAEEAKRNGLVVVVWSYPRGSGLNQEGETAIDVVGYAVQIAAQLGAHIIKVKLPTAHIEQEAARKVYNERRIPIATLAERVRHVVDCAFAGRRIVIFSGGAAIFDDDKLLDEIRAIHSGGGFGSIIGRNSFQRPKEAALRMLGEVIDIYAAAA from the coding sequence ATGATGAGACCGCGCGTAAAGGAAATCCTGGGCTGGTATGGTGCAGACAATCCCGGGACGCTGACAAACCTCGCGAAACTGTTGAACCACGGCCGGCTGGCGGGCACCGGGAAGCTGGTCATTCTACCGGTCGATCAGGGGTTCGAACACGGGCCGGCACGTTCGTTCGCGCCCAATCCGCCGGCTTACGATCCGCGTTATCATTTCGAACTCGCGATCGAAGCCGGCTGCAATGCCTATGCGGCCCCGCTCGGTTTTCTGGAGGCGGGAGCGCGAGATTTTGCGGGAGAAATCCCGCTCATTCTCAAAGCGAACAACAATGACAGCCTGCGGGATGAAAAAGATCCAAACCAGGCCCTGACGGGAAGTGTGCAAGACGCGCTTCGTCTTGGTTGCAGCGCTATCGGATACACCATCTATCCAGGATCGGTACACGAGCTTGAGATGTACGAGCAGCTTCGTGCGTCCGCCGAGGAAGCGAAGCGCAACGGGCTCGTGGTTGTCGTCTGGTCATATCCGCGCGGGTCGGGCCTGAACCAGGAGGGGGAAACAGCGATCGACGTAGTTGGTTATGCCGTCCAGATCGCAGCTCAACTCGGGGCGCATATCATCAAGGTAAAGCTACCAACGGCGCACATCGAGCAGGAAGCAGCTCGAAAGGTCTATAACGAACGGCGCATTCCGATCGCAACCCTGGCTGAGCGGGTTCGTCATGTGGTCGATTGTGCTTTCGCAGGCCGCCGTATCGTCATCTTCTCCGGGGGAGCCGCCATCTTTGATGATGACAAATTGCTCGATGAAATTCGCGCTATCCATTCTGGAGGCGGGTTTGGCTCTATCATTGGCCGCAATTCGTTCCAACGCCCCAAGGAGGCGGCGCTCCGAATGCTGGGAGAGGTCATAGATATCTACGCAGCCGCAGCCTAG
- a CDS encoding Cof-type HAD-IIB family hydrolase produces the protein MITHKRTPSPKISAVVSDVDGTLVADDKTLTTRARSAVAKLHASGVIFGVISARPPRGLFMLVEPLKIKTPLIGFNGGMLTDPDLRIIVEHPLPPDVAHRAVEQLDMLGAQVWVFSDRDWLLRDPEEPYAALEQRTVGFRPTVVDDFGSALNSASKIVGVSRDSALLTKCEADVSALLAGQVSVVRSQTYYLDITHLLANKGAALSEFAKLSAIPLAEIAVIGDGSNDVTMFERSGLSIAMGNAAPAVQRAADFVTNSNGDDGFANAIERFVLGGHRSDASVGAGGGINV, from the coding sequence ATGATAACGCATAAGCGAACTCCCTCGCCTAAAATTTCCGCCGTTGTGTCGGACGTCGATGGAACGCTGGTGGCCGACGATAAGACTTTGACAACGCGTGCCCGGTCAGCCGTTGCAAAGCTACATGCCAGCGGCGTCATATTTGGCGTCATCAGCGCCCGGCCACCACGCGGCCTGTTCATGCTTGTCGAGCCTCTCAAAATTAAGACGCCGTTGATCGGGTTCAATGGTGGGATGTTGACGGACCCAGATCTTAGGATAATCGTGGAGCATCCGCTGCCCCCCGACGTCGCCCATCGTGCGGTCGAACAGCTCGATATGCTCGGCGCGCAGGTATGGGTTTTTAGTGATCGGGATTGGCTGCTGCGCGATCCTGAGGAGCCCTATGCCGCGCTCGAGCAACGTACCGTTGGCTTCCGACCGACAGTCGTCGACGATTTTGGATCCGCGCTTAATTCCGCGTCGAAGATCGTCGGTGTCAGCAGGGATTCCGCGCTCCTTACAAAATGTGAGGCTGATGTCTCAGCCCTGCTCGCCGGCCAAGTCTCTGTCGTGCGTTCGCAGACTTACTACCTCGACATTACACACCTGCTAGCGAACAAGGGTGCGGCGCTATCGGAATTCGCGAAGCTGTCAGCCATTCCGCTGGCGGAAATCGCCGTCATTGGTGACGGTAGCAATGACGTCACGATGTTTGAAAGGAGTGGTCTGAGTATTGCCATGGGAAATGCTGCACCGGCGGTGCAGCGGGCTGCGGATTTTGTGACCAATAGCAATGGTGACGATGGATTTGCCAATGCGATCGAGAGATTCGTCCTCGGGGGCCATCGTTCCGACGCTTCGGTGGGAGCCGGTGGAGGAATAAACGTATGA
- a CDS encoding M24 family metallopeptidase, with protein sequence MPNIDVPRFSMAERDRRWARVRELMARDGMDVIVATPHTGHHDHFSAYSRYLTGLGGYSLEVGAVFPLDGTVTAIVVPDVAPRKWHAQQDWVTDIRSHGRAFGDGIITRLKELGLDRSRIGLAGLTGVPRFADGLVTHAFYEKLRQAFPNAVLCDCTRLLDVARYTKGPEEIEFLRGGVVQAEAAIAALQATARPGISENEVYAAMLAAMVARGSEVPAMIMWSAGRPEALVSAGLPTARRFEPGDFIRVEVESRYAGYCGQVTQMAVLGQIPPGYNDLWQLQQEAVALCSEWAKPGITLGELATRTEAIAKNTPCRIRFLMHGRGLGDDAPIYVFSAADEIKRWVLEENASFIIKPMVIRDGYADVVWGDSVMITLAGAQRLGTIEPTILELS encoded by the coding sequence ATGCCAAATATCGACGTACCGCGCTTTTCAATGGCTGAGCGCGATCGTCGCTGGGCCCGCGTTCGCGAGCTGATGGCCCGTGATGGCATGGATGTGATTGTCGCGACACCGCATACGGGGCATCACGATCATTTCTCGGCCTATTCGCGTTATCTGACGGGGCTTGGTGGCTATTCTTTGGAGGTCGGTGCGGTGTTTCCCCTTGACGGCACGGTCACGGCGATCGTGGTCCCCGACGTGGCCCCACGGAAGTGGCACGCGCAACAGGATTGGGTCACCGATATTCGAAGCCACGGGCGCGCCTTTGGCGATGGAATTATCACCCGTCTAAAGGAATTGGGGCTCGACCGTTCCCGCATTGGCTTGGCAGGGCTTACGGGTGTGCCGCGTTTCGCGGACGGTCTCGTGACGCACGCTTTCTACGAGAAACTGCGCCAGGCCTTTCCAAATGCCGTGCTCTGTGACTGTACGCGTCTTCTCGATGTTGCCCGTTACACAAAGGGCCCCGAAGAAATAGAGTTCCTCCGCGGCGGCGTTGTCCAAGCGGAGGCGGCGATTGCTGCGCTGCAGGCGACGGCCCGACCTGGCATAAGCGAGAATGAAGTCTATGCTGCGATGCTGGCTGCTATGGTCGCGCGTGGCAGCGAAGTTCCGGCGATGATCATGTGGTCGGCGGGGAGGCCTGAGGCGCTTGTCTCGGCTGGTCTGCCTACAGCACGGCGCTTTGAGCCAGGCGATTTCATTCGCGTCGAGGTCGAAAGCCGCTACGCCGGCTATTGCGGGCAGGTCACGCAGATGGCGGTGTTGGGGCAAATCCCTCCCGGCTACAACGATCTGTGGCAGCTGCAACAGGAGGCGGTCGCACTTTGCAGCGAATGGGCGAAGCCAGGCATTACTCTTGGTGAATTGGCGACGCGCACGGAGGCGATCGCGAAAAATACGCCTTGTCGCATTCGTTTCCTGATGCATGGGCGCGGCCTCGGCGACGATGCACCGATCTATGTCTTTTCCGCTGCCGACGAGATCAAACGGTGGGTTCTGGAGGAGAACGCATCCTTTATCATTAAACCTATGGTGATCCGTGATGGCTACGCCGATGTTGTCTGGGGTGATTCCGTGATGATTACTCTAGCGGGTGCTCAGCGGCTGGGAACGATCGAGCCCACCATTCTCGAACTCTCCTGA